In Ipomoea triloba cultivar NCNSP0323 chromosome 15, ASM357664v1, one genomic interval encodes:
- the LOC116005759 gene encoding uncharacterized protein LOC116005759 — translation MDLYGSEAIETTSTKPNKYPLCYLKKALQFLVPLSLLILSSYNFHFSHALERKYMFLICNGILFFLAKTLTFTSSFTDLDYTPFNVQSLPPETLIGLDHDAHQLQQQEEEEEEEEKEEIFSSSGHGGALKVEADDEKGGGAGLVDALQTDDEEEEEEEDNDMNINTEELNRRVEEFIRKMKEEIRIEAKQQHLIAV, via the coding sequence ATGGATTTGTATGGAAGTGAAGCCATTGAAACAACTTCAACAAAACCAAACAAGTACCCCTTGTGCTACCTCAAGAAAGCATTGCAGTTCTTAGTCCCATTGTCTCTCCTAATTTTGTCCTCCTATAATTTTCACTTCTCCCACGCCTTGGAGAGGAAGTACATGTTCCTCATTTGTAATGGAATACTTTTCTTTCTCGCTAAGACCCTCACTTTTACCTCTTCCTTTACTGATCTCGACTACACGCCATTTAATGTTCAATCTCTGCCACCGGAGACTCTTATTGGCCTTGACCACGATGCTCATCAGCTTcaacaacaagaagaagaagaagaagaagaagagaaagaagagatATTCTCATCATCAGGGCATGGTGGAGCTTTGAAGGTAGAAGCTGATGATGAGAAAGGTGGAGGAGCAGGTTTAGTAGATGCGTTGCAgacagatgatgaagaagaagaagaagaagaagacaatgaTATGAACATAAACACAGAAGAGCTTAATAGGAGGGTTGAAGAGTTCATAAGGAAGATGAAAGAAGAAATCAGAATTGAAGCTAAACAACAACACCTTATTGCAGTGTAA